The following proteins are encoded in a genomic region of Neovison vison isolate M4711 chromosome 12, ASM_NN_V1, whole genome shotgun sequence:
- the RPL3 gene encoding 60S ribosomal protein L3, which yields MSHRKFSAPRHGSLGFLPRKRSSRHRGKVKSFPKDDSSKPVHLTAFLGYKAGMTHIVREVDRPGSKVNKKEVVEAVTIVETPPMVVVGIVGYVETPRGLRTFKTIFAEHISDECKRRFYKNWHKSKKKAFTKYCKKWQDDDGKKQLEKDFNSMKKYCQVIRVIAHTQMRLLPLRQKKAHLMEIQVNGGTVAEKLDWARERLEQQVPVNQVFGQDEMIDVIGVTKGKGYKGVTSRWHTKKLPRKTHRGLRKVACIGAWHPARVAFSVARAGQKGYHHRTEINKKIYKIGQGYLIKDGKLIKNNASTDYDLSDKSINPLGGFVHYGEVTNDFVMLKGCVVGTKKRVLTLRKSLLVQTKRRALEKIDLKFIDTTSKFGHGRFQTVEEKKAFMGPLKKDRIAKEEGA from the exons ATG TCTCACAGGAAATTCTCCGCTCCCAGGCATGGGTCTCTGGGGTTCTTGCCTCGGAAACGCAGCAGCCGGCACCGTGGGAAGGTGAAGAGCTTCCCCAAGGATGACTCTTCCAAGCCTGTCCATCTCACAGCCTTCCTGGGCTACAAGGCCGGCATGACTCACATCGTGCGGGAGGTGGACAGGCCAGGATCCA AGGTGAACAAGAAGGAAGTTGTGGAGGCTGTGACCATTGTGGAGACACCACCCATGGTGGTTGTGGGCATCGTGGGCTACGTGGAAACCCCTCGAGGCCTCCGTACCTTTAAGACCATCTTTGCTGAGCACATCAGTGATGAATGCAAAAGGCGCTTCTATAAGAACTG GCATAAGTCTAAGAAGAAGGCCTTCACCAAGTACTGCAAGAAGTGGCAGGATGATGATGGCAAAAAGCAACTCGAGAAGGACTTCAACAGCATGAAGAAGTACTGCCAGGTGATCCGGGTCATCGCCCACACCCAG ATGCGCCTGCTTCCTCTGCGCCAGAAGAAGGCCCACCTCATGGAGATCCAGGTGAACGGAGGCACAGTGGCTGAGAAGCTGGACTGGGCCCGGGAGAGGCTGGAGCAGCAGGTGCCTGTGAACCAAGTGTTTGGGCAGGACGAGATGATCGATGTCATTGGTGTCACCAAGGGCAAAGGCTACAAAG GTGTCACCAGCCGCTGGCACACCAAGAAGCTACCCCGCAAAACCCACCGGGGCCTGCGCAAGGTTGCGTGTATTGGGGCTTGGCATCCTGCCCGCGTGGCCTTCTCTGTGGCTCGGGCTGGGCAGAAAGGCTACCATCACCGCACGGAGATCAACAAGAAG ATCTACAAGATCGGCCAGGGCTACCTCATCAAGGATGGCAAGCTGATTAAGAACAATGCCTCCACCGACTACGATCTGTCTGACAAGAGCATCAACCCCCTG GGTGGTTTTGTCCACTATGGTGAAGTGACCAATGACTTTGTCATGCTGAAGGGCTGTGTGGTGGGAACCAAGAAGCGAGTGCTTACGCTCCGCAAG TCCTTGCTGGTGCAGACCAAACGGCGGGCCCTGGAGAAGATCGACCTTAAGTTCATCGACACCACCTCCAAGTTTGGCCATGGCCGATTCCAGACGGTGGAGGAGAAGAAAGCGTTCATG GGACCACTTAAGAAAGATCGAATTGCAAAGGAAGAAGGAGCTTAA